GCCCATTGATTTTTGATGACATCGAAATCGAAAGGGAACGCTTGAGTTAAACTTAGAGGGGGATCATTAGTAGTGGTGCTAGACATAAAAAAACTTTTGGGGTTAGGTTAATGGTTTTTAACAGTATTACCTATTCTCCTCTCCTCAAAAGTGTCGTTCAGAGATGTGAAGGCTTAATCTGTATCAGGATTAAGTATAGCAATTATTTTGTTTTCAAACTTTAAATTATGTTAACAAATCAAGTTATTTTTAATTGAACCATTAATTTTTGATGTAGGGACGTTGAATGCAGTGTCCCTACTGGAATGTGGAAAAATGATTTAAGTCAGCTAACACTTAAAACCTTGTGGATTATTTCTTATTTTTCTTCTTACCGAATAAAAGCCCAGCGCCCATCACCCCAATACCTAATAATAAACTAGGCTCAGGAGTAGTTTGGAATGAACCACTACCTTGAACGTTATCAAAATCATAAGTAAAAACAGTAATGGGATCAAGGAAATCAGGGAAAAAAGTCAACAAGGTATCAGAACCATTATCAAAATCATAGGAAATACCGAATAAATTCCCCGTTACGGGATCAAAATTAACTACATTATTGGGTGAAGAATTATCGGTGTAGATGAAATCATCGAGGTTGACATCAACAAATTTAAAACTAAAAGCAGTCAACGGACGAGTATCAAACCCAGTAAAAAGGTCTTCGCTAGTCATTTCGTCAAGATCATAACTAAAACTACCCTTGTAGGTCTCACCCGATAAATCACCAGAATCAATAGTAACTTGAAAATTAGAACTGACAATATTAATAGCCTCAGCGCCCGTCACCGGTGCAAGGGCAACCATAGAAACAGCAGAAATCAAAGCAAAACGAGATAAATTCATAATTTTAGAGTCCGTAATAGTTTGTTATTAACTCCCCTCTCCTATGGGAGCAGGGCGTTTTCATTCTCAAAAATGTTAGTTTCTCAAACTAGCCAATAATCTGAAATTCAGAGGTTTTTAACTACTAATAAATCAATTAATAGTAAAAAATCCTCCTGTCTCCCTGAATCTCCCCCCTTTTTAAGGGGGGTTGGGGGGGATCATCCTTATATTGTCTTCTTGTCAAAAACAAATCAATTTTGATCCTGACTTTGAAAACACTCTGCTTTCCTAAGCAGGGGCTAGGGGGGGTTAAAAAATGAAATCAGCAGAACTTAAAGTACCAGCAGAAA
The Cyanobacterium sp. T60_A2020_053 DNA segment above includes these coding regions:
- a CDS encoding PEP-CTERM sorting domain-containing protein (PEP-CTERM proteins occur, often in large numbers, in the proteomes of bacteria that also encode an exosortase, a predicted intramembrane cysteine proteinase. The presence of a PEP-CTERM domain at a protein's C-terminus predicts cleavage within the sorting domain, followed by covalent anchoring to some some component of the (usually Gram-negative) cell surface. Many PEP-CTERM proteins exhibit an unusual sequence composition that includes large numbers of potential glycosylation sites. Expression of one such protein has been shown restore the ability of a bacterium to form floc, a type of biofilm.), with protein sequence MNLSRFALISAVSMVALAPVTGAEAINIVSSNFQVTIDSGDLSGETYKGSFSYDLDEMTSEDLFTGFDTRPLTAFSFKFVDVNLDDFIYTDNSSPNNVVNFDPVTGNLFGISYDFDNGSDTLLTFFPDFLDPITVFTYDFDNVQGSGSFQTTPEPSLLLGIGVMGAGLLFGKKKNKK